The Planococcus donghaensis genome contains a region encoding:
- a CDS encoding YwdI family protein, with protein sequence MAIDTMRILNEIDKHTTRARSGDVAKARDSVAAIRALCDLLLEDDQPRNDIQAPRAVPLSSPQPQPQTQTLSAGKKLKEEDANGDSLFEF encoded by the coding sequence ATGGCCATCGACACTATGCGAATTTTAAATGAAATTGACAAACACACAACACGTGCTCGTAGCGGCGATGTGGCAAAAGCTCGTGACTCGGTTGCTGCCATTCGTGCACTGTGCGATTTATTGTTAGAAGACGACCAACCAAGGAACGACATCCAAGCACCACGTGCCGTGCCGCTTTCTTCCCCTCAGCCACAACCGCAAACACAGACACTATCTGCTGGTAAAAAGCTGAAAGAAGAAGACGCAAACGGTGATTCACTGTTTGAATTTTAA
- a CDS encoding uracil-DNA glycosylase produces MNKRIFHNDWQDVLGEEFDKPYYVKLREFLKKEYAEQTIYPAMENIWSAFEHTAYHDVKVVILGQDPYHGPDQAHGLSFSVLPGVKHPPSLRNLLKELQEDIGCAQPKDGRLTKWADQGVLMMNTVLTVRAGEAHSHRDKGWETLTDEVIRKLSERDEPIIFVLWGKPAQTKKRLIDVEKHDVLEAPHPSPLSAHRGFFGSRPYSKVNSLLQSRGHAPIDFCLD; encoded by the coding sequence TTGAATAAACGAATTTTCCATAACGACTGGCAAGACGTGCTAGGTGAAGAATTCGATAAGCCATATTACGTGAAGTTGCGTGAGTTTCTGAAAAAAGAATACGCGGAACAAACGATTTATCCCGCAATGGAAAACATTTGGTCAGCTTTTGAACACACTGCCTATCACGATGTAAAAGTCGTAATTCTTGGTCAAGACCCGTATCATGGCCCAGACCAAGCACATGGTCTGAGTTTTTCTGTTTTACCAGGAGTAAAGCATCCGCCAAGTTTACGAAATTTGTTGAAGGAATTACAAGAAGATATCGGCTGCGCCCAACCAAAGGACGGCCGATTAACCAAATGGGCAGATCAAGGCGTGTTAATGATGAACACCGTTTTAACCGTGAGAGCGGGCGAAGCGCACTCTCATCGTGATAAAGGGTGGGAAACGCTGACGGACGAAGTGATTCGCAAATTGTCTGAGCGCGACGAGCCTATCATTTTCGTATTGTGGGGCAAACCGGCGCAAACGAAAAAACGATTAATCGATGTGGAGAAACACGATGTACTTGAAGCGCCTCACCCAAGCCCGCTCAGTGCCCATCGCGGATTTTTTGGCAGTCGACCGTATTCAAAAGTGAACAGTCTGTTACAAAGCCGCGGGCACGCGCCAATCGATTTCTGTTTGGACTGA
- a CDS encoding DUF423 domain-containing protein — MKFFLIAGAVNALLSVAFGAFGAHLLEGRVADKYLDTWQTAVQYQMFHSIGLMVVAILMSSSLLGSLGSLNWAGYLMLAGIIIFSGSLYVLSLTGISILGAITPIGGVAFITAWVMIIIAAVKAL, encoded by the coding sequence ATGAAGTTTTTTTTAATTGCGGGAGCGGTTAATGCTCTATTGTCTGTCGCGTTTGGCGCATTCGGAGCGCATCTCTTAGAAGGCCGCGTCGCAGACAAATATTTAGATACATGGCAAACCGCTGTGCAATATCAAATGTTCCACTCGATTGGATTGATGGTCGTTGCAATCTTAATGAGCTCATCACTACTCGGTTCGCTTGGTTCATTAAACTGGGCAGGTTATTTGATGCTTGCTGGAATTATCATTTTCTCAGGTAGCTTGTATGTATTAAGCTTAACAGGGATTAGTATTCTTGGTGCGATTACCCCGATTGGTGGCGTCGCGTTTATCACTGCATGGGTAATGATTATAATTGCCGCAGTGAAAGCTTTGTAA
- a CDS encoding YojF family protein: MELVEVKKLQVQLDAFAGKDVFLHLETTNGSYASHFNEGFFNAGAFIRNVVINYELGKVVGDSPHRVGLKLPHGWVYAQGITHYELDDQGRLLLAGHDGTGKLAVALEISETPFSY; the protein is encoded by the coding sequence ATGGAATTAGTTGAAGTAAAAAAATTACAAGTCCAGCTGGATGCATTTGCAGGCAAAGATGTTTTTCTTCATTTGGAAACGACAAATGGCTCTTATGCATCACATTTTAACGAAGGTTTTTTCAACGCCGGTGCATTTATCCGCAACGTTGTGATCAATTACGAACTTGGAAAAGTTGTTGGGGACAGCCCGCATCGTGTCGGCCTGAAATTGCCACACGGCTGGGTTTATGCGCAAGGCATCACTCATTATGAGTTAGATGACCAAGGTCGACTATTGCTAGCAGGACACGACGGAACTGGAAAACTAGCGGTGGCGCTCGAAATTAGCGAAACACCGTTTAGTTATTAA
- a CDS encoding YwgA family protein — MLQGHAKIVDFIAAAEGVTGRKKLQKMIYIMKKLDIPFQEKYEFHIYGPYSEELTARVEELCDMGFLSETLEDKGSYVQYKYSVTEEGQEFRKVLGKSILDNPLTAGKLNAKSGRFLELTATLLYFDHLNRQEQIDKLHVVKGKLNFTTAEIDEAFAFIEELSS; from the coding sequence TTGCTCCAGGGACACGCAAAAATCGTGGACTTTATTGCCGCAGCGGAAGGTGTAACCGGCCGCAAAAAATTGCAGAAAATGATTTACATAATGAAGAAACTAGACATCCCTTTTCAGGAAAAGTATGAGTTTCATATTTATGGACCGTATTCAGAAGAACTAACTGCTCGTGTAGAAGAATTATGCGACATGGGGTTTTTGTCAGAGACATTAGAAGACAAAGGTTCTTATGTTCAATATAAATATAGCGTAACGGAAGAAGGCCAAGAATTCCGTAAAGTTTTGGGGAAATCAATTTTGGATAACCCTCTCACTGCAGGAAAATTAAATGCTAAAAGTGGTCGTTTTTTGGAATTGACCGCGACACTACTTTATTTTGATCATCTAAATCGTCAAGAACAAATCGATAAGCTGCATGTAGTTAAAGGGAAGTTAAACTTTACAACAGCAGAAATCGATGAAGCTTTTGCATTTATTGAAGAGTTAAGCTCATAA
- a CDS encoding L-threonine 3-dehydrogenase: protein MERIMVTGALGQIGSELVGKLRGIYGNENVLATDIRQSDDQSGPFEILDVTDAQRMHDLAEDFKADTMIHMAALLSATAEEKPLLAWNLNMGGLVNALEASRKLGMQFFTPSSIGAFGPSTPKKNTPQDTLQRPTTMYGVNKVAGELLCDYYYTKFGVDTRGVRFPGLISNVAQPGGGTTDYAVDIYYQAIEKGSYTSYIAEGTAMDMMYMPDALQAIVDLMEADSDRLIHRNAFNVTAMSFTPEEIAASIQKHIPDFKMSYAVDPVRQEIANSWPDSIDASAAKAEWGFKTAYDLDAMTFDMLEKLKKKLQLV from the coding sequence ATGGAACGAATTATGGTTACAGGTGCTTTAGGACAAATAGGGTCAGAGCTTGTCGGGAAATTACGCGGTATTTATGGCAACGAAAACGTATTGGCCACGGATATTCGTCAATCTGATGATCAATCAGGACCTTTTGAAATTTTAGATGTTACGGATGCACAAAGAATGCATGATTTAGCAGAAGACTTTAAAGCAGATACCATGATTCATATGGCTGCGTTATTGTCGGCAACTGCTGAAGAAAAGCCTTTGCTTGCTTGGAATCTAAATATGGGTGGTCTTGTAAATGCACTAGAAGCATCTCGTAAACTTGGTATGCAATTTTTCACGCCTAGTTCTATTGGGGCATTCGGTCCTTCAACACCTAAAAAAAACACGCCACAAGATACGTTGCAGCGTCCAACAACCATGTATGGCGTCAATAAAGTTGCTGGGGAATTGTTATGTGATTATTATTACACCAAATTTGGTGTTGATACACGCGGCGTTCGTTTCCCAGGATTGATTTCAAACGTAGCACAACCAGGTGGCGGCACAACTGATTATGCAGTCGATATTTATTACCAAGCAATTGAAAAAGGCAGCTACACGTCTTATATTGCAGAAGGTACAGCTATGGATATGATGTATATGCCAGATGCCTTGCAAGCCATCGTTGACTTAATGGAAGCAGATTCAGATCGATTAATTCATCGCAATGCCTTTAATGTTACGGCAATGAGTTTCACCCCTGAAGAAATCGCAGCGTCTATTCAAAAGCATATTCCAGATTTCAAGATGTCCTATGCAGTTGATCCGGTGAGACAGGAAATTGCGAATAGCTGGCCAGATAGTATCGATGCATCTGCTGCTAAAGCAGAATGGGGCTTTAAAACTGCGTACGACTTAGATGCAATGACTTTCGATATGCTCGAAAAATTAAAAAAAAAGCTTCAACTAGTGTAA
- a CDS encoding DUF4230 domain-containing protein — MAKDPKLTEIERLLEEMKEQGETKESGFWKSVKLLMGVWRNTFLVLIAVLLLLLVALPLGTFWMIQGSTATESKGVFLEQIQELNELSTAEAFSKVIIEREDNALFGKEIGLDLPGTKRQLLVVIPGSVRAGIDFSKVSEGDIVVDEETKTATLTLPPAEFLGGPELFMDQVEVYSYEGLFRSGTDISEAFDLADEAKKMMLEETEGQGVLQTAETNAVRSVQEMFGLVDYDVTVKFKE, encoded by the coding sequence ATGGCGAAAGATCCAAAATTGACGGAAATCGAACGTTTGTTAGAAGAAATGAAAGAGCAAGGAGAAACAAAAGAATCCGGCTTCTGGAAAAGCGTTAAATTATTGATGGGAGTATGGCGGAATACTTTTCTAGTTTTAATTGCCGTTTTATTGCTCCTACTAGTAGCTTTGCCACTCGGCACTTTTTGGATGATCCAAGGCAGTACCGCTACTGAAAGCAAAGGTGTTTTTTTAGAGCAAATTCAAGAACTCAATGAATTGTCGACAGCTGAAGCATTTTCCAAGGTGATTATTGAACGCGAAGACAATGCGTTATTTGGTAAAGAAATCGGACTTGATTTGCCAGGAACGAAACGTCAATTATTGGTGGTCATTCCAGGGTCGGTTCGTGCAGGAATTGATTTTTCCAAAGTGTCTGAAGGGGATATTGTGGTAGATGAGGAAACCAAAACAGCAACATTAACATTGCCGCCAGCGGAATTTTTAGGGGGGCCGGAATTGTTTATGGACCAAGTCGAAGTGTATTCCTATGAAGGGTTGTTCCGTAGCGGAACGGACATTTCTGAAGCATTTGATTTGGCCGATGAAGCGAAGAAAATGATGCTTGAAGAAACAGAAGGTCAAGGAGTGCTTCAAACTGCAGAAACCAATGCGGTACGTTCCGTGCAAGAAATGTTTGGCTTAGTTGACTACGATGTAACTGTGAAATTTAAGGAGTGA
- a CDS encoding HD domain-containing protein, translating to MSYATQKLAEEKVFKDPVHRYIHVRDQVIWDLINSREVQRLRRIKQLGTSYLVFHGAEHSRFNHSLGVYEIVRRISDDIFHGRPEWDESERLVVLCAALLHDLGHGPFSHSFEKVFALDHEEYTRKILLGDTEVNEILQKVSTDFPTKVAEVIAKTYSNKQVVSLISSQIDADRMDYLQRDAYYTGVSYGHFDMERILRVMRPLDDQVVIKSSGMHAVEDYIMSRYQMYWQVYFHPVARSAEVILRKILQRAKELSASGYKFEQPPTHFLSFFDQSFTLKEYLALDEGVLMTYFQLWMTERDPILADLCDRFVNRRLFQYVDFDPGKDYKKLGELAELFRSAGIDPEYYLIDDSTSDLPYDFYRPGEEEERLPIHLLMPNGDIKELSRLSQIVDAISGKRRTDYKLYFPAELLIDGKKTAIKQQILEMLREGGV from the coding sequence GTGAGCTACGCAACACAAAAATTAGCTGAAGAAAAAGTTTTTAAAGATCCGGTTCACCGATATATCCATGTGCGCGACCAAGTGATTTGGGATTTGATCAATTCGCGTGAAGTTCAGCGTTTGCGCCGAATTAAGCAATTGGGCACCTCTTATTTAGTATTCCACGGCGCGGAACATAGCCGGTTTAATCACTCACTTGGTGTGTACGAAATTGTACGCCGCATTTCGGATGATATTTTTCATGGTCGTCCGGAATGGGATGAAAGCGAACGTCTTGTCGTATTATGTGCAGCACTTTTGCATGATTTGGGACATGGGCCGTTCTCGCACTCATTTGAAAAAGTTTTTGCACTTGATCACGAAGAATACACGCGGAAAATTTTACTTGGAGATACGGAAGTTAATGAAATTCTTCAAAAAGTGTCTACAGATTTTCCAACAAAAGTGGCAGAAGTGATTGCAAAAACCTATTCAAATAAACAAGTCGTTTCCTTGATTTCCAGTCAAATAGATGCGGATCGCATGGATTACCTTCAGCGAGATGCTTATTATACAGGGGTTTCTTATGGCCATTTTGATATGGAGCGAATTCTTCGCGTAATGCGCCCACTAGATGACCAAGTTGTTATCAAGTCGAGCGGGATGCATGCGGTAGAAGATTACATCATGAGCCGTTACCAAATGTATTGGCAAGTGTATTTTCATCCGGTTGCTCGCAGCGCCGAAGTTATTTTGCGAAAAATTCTTCAACGGGCAAAAGAGTTAAGTGCAAGTGGTTATAAATTTGAACAACCGCCAACACATTTCCTGTCATTTTTTGATCAGAGCTTTACATTGAAAGAGTATTTGGCATTGGACGAAGGTGTTTTAATGACTTATTTCCAATTGTGGATGACTGAACGCGATCCGATTTTAGCGGATCTTTGCGACCGTTTTGTGAATCGACGTCTGTTTCAGTATGTCGATTTTGACCCAGGCAAAGATTACAAAAAGCTAGGTGAATTGGCGGAACTGTTCCGGTCTGCCGGCATTGACCCGGAATATTATTTAATCGATGACTCTACGTCTGACTTGCCATATGATTTTTACCGACCAGGAGAAGAAGAAGAGCGTTTGCCGATTCATTTATTGATGCCAAACGGGGATATTAAAGAATTATCACGTTTGTCTCAAATTGTAGATGCCATTTCGGGGAAACGCAGAACAGATTATAAATTGTATTTTCCAGCTGAGTTATTAATTGATGGCAAGAAAACAGCAATCAAGCAGCAGATTTTGGAAATGCTTCGAGAAGGAGGGGTATAG
- the hemQ gene encoding hydrogen peroxide-dependent heme synthase, with amino-acid sequence MNEAAITLDGWYVLHDFRSMDWVSWKMLTDEERQFAIDEFQAFMDKINQADENKTGAHALYSIVGQKADLMLMMLRETMDELNELETEYNKLTLIAYTVPTYSYVSVVELSNYLAGKSDEDPYQNPHVRARLYPELQRSQYICFYPMDKRRDGDDNWYMLPMDTRKELMLSHGKIGRGYAGKVKQIISGSVGFDDYEWGVTLFADDVLQFKKLIYEMRFDEVSARYAEFGSFYVGTRLDAERTVKFLEV; translated from the coding sequence ATGAATGAAGCAGCAATTACATTAGACGGCTGGTACGTTCTCCATGATTTCCGCTCAATGGACTGGGTTTCGTGGAAAATGCTAACGGACGAAGAGCGCCAATTCGCGATTGACGAATTCCAAGCATTTATGGACAAAATCAACCAAGCCGATGAAAATAAAACCGGCGCACATGCCTTGTATTCAATTGTTGGCCAAAAAGCCGACTTGATGCTCATGATGTTGCGTGAAACAATGGACGAATTAAACGAACTTGAAACAGAATACAACAAGTTAACATTGATCGCTTATACCGTTCCTACGTATTCATACGTTTCAGTAGTTGAACTTTCCAACTACTTGGCTGGCAAATCAGATGAAGATCCTTACCAAAATCCGCATGTGCGTGCACGTTTATACCCAGAACTTCAACGTTCGCAGTATATTTGCTTCTATCCAATGGACAAGCGTCGCGATGGCGATGACAACTGGTACATGTTGCCAATGGACACGCGCAAGGAACTGATGTTATCTCATGGTAAAATTGGCCGCGGTTATGCTGGCAAAGTAAAACAGATTATTTCTGGATCTGTTGGCTTTGACGATTACGAATGGGGCGTTACATTGTTCGCAGATGATGTTCTTCAATTTAAAAAATTGATTTACGAAATGCGTTTTGATGAAGTGAGCGCGCGTTACGCAGAATTCGGTTCATTTTATGTAGGCACACGCCTAGATGCTGAACGTACGGTTAAATTTTTAGAAGTTTAA
- a CDS encoding lipoate--protein ligase family protein codes for MPLFFEETAWRFWDQSLSAKSRSALESFAADDTLCELVGSGKSAPTIRTWVHDDTVVLGIQDHRLPHIEKGMDVLKDHGFTPIVRNSGGLAVVLDAGVLNISLVLSEKDNAIDISAGYDLMLELVRELFPEATIEAYEIVGSYCPGSYDLSINGQKFAGISQRRIRRGIAVQVYLCVEGSGAQRAEIIRDFYNAGLQNEETKFTYPEIKPETMASLSELLGRKITVQEVVIDLHDLMGGPTPMSLQPDETELYGFYLNRVVERNQKMLERSLE; via the coding sequence ATGCCGTTATTTTTTGAAGAAACAGCTTGGCGTTTTTGGGATCAGTCGCTAAGCGCAAAAAGTCGCTCTGCGCTTGAATCATTTGCCGCAGACGACACATTGTGCGAATTGGTGGGGTCAGGAAAAAGCGCACCAACCATTCGAACATGGGTACATGACGATACAGTAGTGTTAGGAATCCAAGATCATCGCTTACCGCATATTGAAAAAGGCATGGATGTGTTAAAAGACCATGGTTTCACACCAATTGTTCGAAATTCTGGAGGATTAGCAGTGGTGCTGGATGCCGGTGTTTTAAACATCTCGCTCGTCTTGTCGGAAAAAGACAACGCCATCGATATCTCAGCGGGTTATGACTTAATGCTTGAGTTGGTGCGCGAACTTTTCCCGGAAGCTACGATAGAAGCGTACGAAATTGTCGGCTCGTATTGCCCAGGTTCTTATGACCTCAGCATTAACGGTCAGAAATTCGCAGGTATTTCACAGCGCCGAATTCGCCGCGGTATCGCCGTGCAAGTGTATTTATGTGTCGAAGGCAGTGGAGCACAACGCGCTGAAATTATTCGAGACTTTTACAATGCGGGACTACAAAACGAAGAAACCAAATTCACTTACCCAGAAATAAAACCTGAAACGATGGCATCGCTCAGTGAGTTATTGGGAAGAAAAATTACAGTTCAAGAAGTGGTAATCGATCTTCATGATTTAATGGGGGGACCGACACCCATGTCGTTGCAGCCCGATGAGACAGAGTTATACGGATTTTATTTAAATCGCGTTGTCGAACGCAACCAAAAAATGCTCGAACGTTCCCTTGAATAG
- the bshB2 gene encoding bacillithiol biosynthesis deacetylase BshB2 — protein MTIQQERHVLVIFPHPDDEAFGVSGTITTYIQQGTPVTYACLTLGEMGRNLGNPPFATRESLPAVRKKELLASAEAMGLTDLRMMGLRDKTIEFEDDEKMVRMMTDLIEELNPSKIITFYPGFAVHPDHEATARAVVRAVRRMKDRPTLHGVAFANDTLEKLGNPDVVYNISDVRTQKMNSMKAHISQTAWMLEEMEHKLQQGDTETENWLMQERFYNYRWNEDFEKSF, from the coding sequence ATGACAATTCAACAAGAACGTCATGTGCTGGTCATCTTTCCTCATCCTGACGATGAAGCGTTTGGGGTTTCCGGAACGATCACCACATACATTCAACAAGGCACTCCCGTAACATATGCCTGCTTAACTCTCGGCGAGATGGGACGTAATCTTGGCAATCCGCCATTTGCTACAAGAGAATCATTACCCGCAGTCCGTAAAAAAGAACTTCTAGCTTCTGCAGAGGCGATGGGATTAACGGATCTTCGGATGATGGGATTGCGTGATAAAACTATTGAATTTGAAGACGATGAAAAAATGGTCCGTATGATGACAGATTTAATCGAAGAATTAAACCCGTCGAAAATCATTACGTTCTATCCTGGCTTTGCCGTTCACCCTGATCACGAGGCGACTGCCCGTGCAGTTGTTCGCGCAGTGCGTCGAATGAAAGATCGTCCCACTCTTCATGGAGTGGCTTTTGCTAACGACACACTTGAAAAACTCGGCAACCCCGATGTTGTTTACAATATTAGTGACGTTCGCACACAAAAAATGAATTCGATGAAAGCTCACATTTCTCAAACTGCCTGGATGCTTGAAGAAATGGAACATAAACTTCAACAAGGTGACACTGAAACCGAAAACTGGTTAATGCAAGAACGTTTTTATAATTATCGCTGGAACGAAGATTTTGAAAAGTCCTTTTAA
- the thiD gene encoding bifunctional hydroxymethylpyrimidine kinase/phosphomethylpyrimidine kinase, which produces MTLKKTLTIAGSDTSGGAGIQADLKTFQEHGTYGMNALTVIVTMDPENGWSHGIHPIALDTLDAQLNTAFSTGIDALKTGMLPTVDIIEMAGKAIAASGIKDVVIDPVMACKGENEVLFPENVDAMIKHLLPNAKVVTPNLVEAGQLSGQGALQTVEDMQAAAEKIHAHGVEFVVIKGGKQLKHEKAADLLFDGEAHYLLTSDKTDTTYNHGAGCTFAAAITANLANGQSVKDAVLNAKTFVSTAIQHGWKLNGYVGPVMHGAASKFTKAEVEVTKL; this is translated from the coding sequence ATGACACTCAAAAAAACATTAACAATCGCTGGATCAGATACTTCTGGCGGTGCAGGTATACAAGCAGACTTAAAAACGTTCCAAGAACACGGAACTTATGGCATGAACGCGTTAACGGTAATTGTTACGATGGATCCTGAAAACGGCTGGAGCCATGGCATTCACCCGATTGCATTAGACACATTAGATGCTCAGTTAAATACAGCCTTTTCGACAGGCATTGACGCTTTGAAAACAGGCATGTTGCCAACTGTCGATATTATCGAAATGGCCGGCAAAGCAATTGCTGCTTCTGGCATCAAAGATGTTGTCATCGACCCCGTTATGGCATGTAAAGGTGAAAACGAAGTGTTATTCCCTGAAAATGTAGATGCGATGATCAAGCATTTACTGCCGAACGCGAAAGTTGTAACACCAAACTTAGTCGAAGCAGGTCAATTATCAGGTCAAGGCGCATTGCAAACCGTTGAAGATATGCAAGCGGCGGCTGAAAAAATTCATGCCCATGGTGTAGAGTTTGTCGTCATCAAAGGCGGTAAGCAGTTGAAGCACGAGAAAGCTGCTGATTTACTGTTCGATGGCGAAGCACATTATTTGTTGACTTCGGATAAAACAGATACAACTTATAACCACGGTGCAGGCTGTACGTTTGCTGCTGCGATCACTGCTAACTTAGCAAATGGTCAATCGGTTAAAGACGCGGTACTGAATGCGAAAACTTTTGTCTCTACAGCGATTCAACACGGCTGGAAATTAAATGGGTATGTAGGTCCGGTTATGCACGGTGCTGCATCGAAATTTACAAAAGCTGAAGTTGAAGTTACTAAACTATAA
- a CDS encoding amino acid ABC transporter substrate-binding protein gives MKKISLAFLLFVAMLVLAACGESEETDTSKEETGGSDLLSTVQEEGTLVIGTEGTYPPFTFHDASGELTGFDVEIAREVADRLGVEAEFLETQWDAMFAGLDAGRFDMVANQVGINPERQESYEFSSPYITSTAVLVVAEDNTDIKSFEDLEGKLSAQSLTSNYAETATSFGAELEGVEGFNQAIELLNSGRVDATVNDNLTVLDFMTQRPDAKVKVVDKSEEAAQSGLLFRKDSGAIVDEVSKALADMIEDGTYDEISEKWFGENVLE, from the coding sequence ATGAAGAAAATTAGTTTAGCGTTTTTATTATTCGTAGCAATGTTGGTGTTAGCTGCTTGTGGTGAGTCTGAAGAAACAGACACTTCTAAAGAGGAAACAGGTGGATCAGATCTATTATCTACTGTGCAAGAAGAAGGAACTTTAGTTATTGGAACAGAAGGTACTTACCCACCGTTTACTTTCCACGATGCTTCAGGCGAATTAACAGGATTTGATGTGGAAATTGCACGTGAAGTTGCAGATCGTCTTGGTGTTGAAGCTGAGTTTCTTGAAACGCAATGGGATGCTATGTTTGCTGGACTTGATGCTGGTCGTTTTGATATGGTAGCCAATCAAGTCGGGATTAATCCTGAGCGTCAAGAAAGCTATGAATTTTCTTCTCCTTATATCACATCTACTGCTGTTTTAGTGGTTGCTGAAGACAATACAGACATTAAAAGCTTTGAAGATTTAGAAGGTAAACTTTCAGCACAGTCGTTAACAAGTAACTATGCGGAAACGGCTACTTCTTTCGGCGCAGAATTAGAAGGTGTTGAAGGATTTAACCAAGCAATCGAATTGTTGAACTCAGGTCGTGTCGATGCAACAGTCAACGATAATTTAACGGTTTTAGATTTCATGACACAACGTCCAGATGCTAAAGTAAAAGTAGTAGATAAATCAGAAGAAGCTGCACAAAGTGGATTACTGTTTAGAAAAGACAGTGGCGCAATTGTGGATGAAGTCAGCAAAGCTTTAGCTGATATGATCGAAGACGGCACATACGATGAAATTTCAGAAAAATGGTTTGGTGAAAATGTACTTGAATAG
- a CDS encoding YjiH family protein has protein sequence MKKYSTSTWLLFLIPSLLGILLFLVPIPTEDGWLVTIAVLANLMAGAIESIVPWIVMGILIVAALGSLFFVTKKVNETEYVSFLDKLFNVNLFWTFVRVLGAIFSIMVLFQIGPEPVWNEYTGGLLLSGSGLLSFLFTIFFFAGLFLPLLMNFGLLEFFGTMMVKIMRPLFRLPGRSSIDALASWVGDGTIGVLLTSKQYEANKYTQREAAIIGTTFSVVSITFAIVVIQEIGLGTYFLPYYATVILAGVILALIMPRIYPLTNKPTTFMDGTPQESQTEDVPKGYNVATHGLEKALSKADNNRSLSGFFKDGFKNVLDMWIGVAPVVMAFGTIALILAEYTSVFTVLGMPFVPYLNLLGVPEAAAAAELMVVGFADMFLPAILGAGIESELTRFVVATMSVTQLIYMSEVGGLLLGSKIPVNILDLVVIFILRTVIALPIVVGVAHLLF, from the coding sequence ATGAAAAAGTATTCAACTTCAACATGGTTATTGTTCTTGATTCCTTCTTTACTCGGAATCCTATTGTTCTTGGTACCAATCCCAACTGAAGACGGTTGGTTGGTAACGATTGCAGTGCTCGCTAACCTCATGGCCGGAGCTATCGAATCCATCGTACCGTGGATTGTAATGGGTATTTTAATCGTGGCCGCGCTAGGTTCATTGTTCTTTGTCACGAAAAAAGTTAACGAAACCGAATATGTTTCATTTTTAGACAAGCTCTTTAACGTCAATCTTTTCTGGACTTTTGTACGCGTTCTTGGTGCGATTTTCTCGATTATGGTCTTATTCCAAATCGGTCCAGAGCCTGTATGGAACGAATATACTGGTGGCCTTCTTCTTTCAGGAAGCGGATTGCTATCTTTCCTTTTCACCATTTTCTTTTTTGCCGGACTTTTCCTTCCACTACTAATGAACTTTGGATTGCTTGAGTTTTTCGGAACGATGATGGTCAAAATTATGCGTCCACTTTTCCGTCTGCCTGGCCGTTCATCTATTGATGCTTTAGCTTCGTGGGTTGGAGATGGCACAATTGGTGTACTCCTTACAAGTAAACAATACGAAGCCAATAAGTACACGCAACGTGAAGCAGCCATTATTGGAACTACTTTCTCAGTTGTTTCAATCACATTTGCGATTGTTGTTATTCAAGAAATCGGTCTTGGAACATACTTCCTTCCGTATTACGCAACTGTTATTTTAGCAGGCGTAATCTTGGCATTAATCATGCCACGTATTTATCCTTTAACAAACAAGCCAACCACTTTCATGGATGGCACGCCACAGGAATCTCAAACAGAAGATGTTCCAAAAGGCTATAACGTTGCAACGCACGGACTTGAAAAAGCATTGTCAAAAGCTGATAACAACCGCTCACTTAGCGGATTCTTTAAAGACGGTTTTAAAAATGTTTTAGATATGTGGATCGGGGTTGCACCAGTTGTTATGGCCTTTGGTACAATTGCATTGATTCTTGCCGAGTACACTTCCGTATTTACTGTACTTGGTATGCCGTTTGTCCCTTATTTAAACTTACTAGGGGTTCCTGAAGCGGCTGCAGCGGCTGAATTGATGGTCGTTGGTTTTGCGGATATGTTCTTACCCGCGATTCTTGGTGCAGGCATTGAGTCTGAACTGACTCGCTTCGTTGTTGCCACAATGTCCGTTACACAATTGATTTACATGTCTGAAGTCGGTGGATTATTGCTTGGATCTAAAATCCCTGTAAACATTTTAGATTTAGTTGTGATTTTCATACTTCGTACAGTAATAGCGTTACCGATCGTTGTCGGTGTTGCACATTTACTGTTCTAA